A window from Citrus sinensis cultivar Valencia sweet orange chromosome 5, DVS_A1.0, whole genome shotgun sequence encodes these proteins:
- the LOC102618224 gene encoding zinc finger CCCH domain-containing protein 6 isoform X2, translating into MRGLHKSKRISWAPDVNLCQERLFLSEESPSQIGLGAQDHLQAKSSWLSHSNGVGNDDILPPGFEGGHPPNQFQVNLSEIPLIKWRCPPRFQLDITWQVVAGEESQEVEIENQRERRVLEAVYPRPSAIPPNPSVSMDIEQSQYSDQQTPLIPITPIEDEETALDAPSGLIAPFSISVSSQPPVLAHGVPLPSQVSIPTTANSLVSEKRASGMALGVDPDVVAAASAALTQISKSNEHGNLIDHDLLIKLLSNPKSIEKLVTDYGGASNAQNIPKATLPSVPVSDHHPPPVAVSDPSSVRFNMMETSSPSLVATTSNGGFYAQANGVGVGHHPNSWIKPPGVVPASASPSFGPSQPRDLNYYKNLIQQHGGDRQETLQQFGNRLSHQQPGTSQEFVNNPKSRDSKPKIMKPCIYFNSSRGCRHGSKCAYQHDTSSQQRSNNMPEGQNAKRMKLDRQISS; encoded by the exons ATGCGAGGATTGCACAAATCGAAAAGGATTTCTTGGGCACCAGATGTAAATCTTTGTCAG GAAAGGCTGTTTTTGTCTGAGGAGTCTCCTTCACAAATTGGATTAGGTGCCCAAGATCACCTTCAAGCAAAATCATCATGGTTGTCCCATTCAAATGGCGTTGGCAATGATGACATTCTTCCTCCTGGTTTTGAAGGAGGTCATCCCCCAAACCAGTTCCAAGTTAACTTGTCTGAAATTCCCCTAATCAAATGGAGATGTCCTCCCAGG TTCCAGTTGGACATTACTTGGCAAGTTGTTGCTGGGGAGGAAAGCCAAGAAGTGGAGATTGAAAatcaaagagaaagaagagtgCTTGAAGCAGTTTATCCGCGCCCATCTGCCATTCCTCCAAA CCCCTCTGTTTCAATGGACATAGAGCAGTCACAATACAGTGATCAGCAAACTCCTTTGATACCCATTACTCCcattgaagatgaagaaacaGCCTTAGATGCGCCATCTGGTTTAATAGCACCATTTAGCATTTCCGTGAGCTCACAGCCACCAGTTTTGGCTCATGGAGTTCCGCTGCCTTCTCAGGTCAGCATACCTACCACTGCAAACAGTCTTGTCAGCGAGAAACGAGCGTCTGGAATGGCCCTTGGTGTCGACCCCGATGTAGTTGCTGCTGCTTCTGCTGCCTTAACTCAAATTTCAAAGAGCAATGAGCATGGTAATTTGATTGACCATGATTTGCTTATTAAACTCCTCAGCAACCCAAAATCCATTGAAAAATTGGTGACAGACTATGGAGGGGCCTCCAATGCACAGAACATACCCAAGGCAACATTGCCTTCTGTACCGGTGTCAGATCATCATCCTCCTCCAGTAGCAGTATCAGATCCTTCTTCTGTACGCTTCAATATGATGGAAACCAGTTCACCTTCATTGGTGGCTACTACTTCAAATGGAGGTTTTTATGCTCAAGCAAATGGTGTTGGAGTAGGGCATCATCCTAACTCATGGATTAAACCACCTGGGGTTGTTCCAGCTTCAGCATCTCCTTCCTTTGGACCTTCTCAACCAAGAGACTTGAACTACTATAAGAACTTGATTCAGCAACATGGAGGAGATAGACAAGAAACCTTGCAGCAGTTTGGTAACCGACTCAGTCACCAACAACCGGGGACAAGCCAAGAATTCGTAAATAATCCCAAATCAAGAGACTCGAAACCCAAAATAATGAAGccttgtatttattttaatagttcAAGGGGATGCCGGCATGGATCCAAATGTGCGTACCAGCATGATACATCGTCCCAGCAACGGAGCAATAACATGCCCGAGGGCCAAAATGCAAAGAGAATGAAACTGGATAGGCAGATTAGCAGCTGA
- the LOC102618224 gene encoding zinc finger CCCH domain-containing protein 6 isoform X1, protein MRGLHKSKRISWAPDVNLCQERLFLSEESPSQIGLGAQDHLQAKSSWLSHSNGVGNDDILPPGFEGGHPPNQFQVNLSEIPLIKWRCPPRFQLDITWQVVAGEESQEVEIENQRERRVLEAVYPRPSAIPPKFDSWLVFPIFLLLACTFLTYLFPVYSPSVSMDIEQSQYSDQQTPLIPITPIEDEETALDAPSGLIAPFSISVSSQPPVLAHGVPLPSQVSIPTTANSLVSEKRASGMALGVDPDVVAAASAALTQISKSNEHGNLIDHDLLIKLLSNPKSIEKLVTDYGGASNAQNIPKATLPSVPVSDHHPPPVAVSDPSSVRFNMMETSSPSLVATTSNGGFYAQANGVGVGHHPNSWIKPPGVVPASASPSFGPSQPRDLNYYKNLIQQHGGDRQETLQQFGNRLSHQQPGTSQEFVNNPKSRDSKPKIMKPCIYFNSSRGCRHGSKCAYQHDTSSQQRSNNMPEGQNAKRMKLDRQISS, encoded by the exons ATGCGAGGATTGCACAAATCGAAAAGGATTTCTTGGGCACCAGATGTAAATCTTTGTCAG GAAAGGCTGTTTTTGTCTGAGGAGTCTCCTTCACAAATTGGATTAGGTGCCCAAGATCACCTTCAAGCAAAATCATCATGGTTGTCCCATTCAAATGGCGTTGGCAATGATGACATTCTTCCTCCTGGTTTTGAAGGAGGTCATCCCCCAAACCAGTTCCAAGTTAACTTGTCTGAAATTCCCCTAATCAAATGGAGATGTCCTCCCAGG TTCCAGTTGGACATTACTTGGCAAGTTGTTGCTGGGGAGGAAAGCCAAGAAGTGGAGATTGAAAatcaaagagaaagaagagtgCTTGAAGCAGTTTATCCGCGCCCATCTGCCATTCCTCCAAAGTTTGATTCCTGGCTTGTTTTCccaatttttcttctcttggCTTGCACTTTTTTGACTTATCTTTTTCCCGTGTACAGCCCCTCTGTTTCAATGGACATAGAGCAGTCACAATACAGTGATCAGCAAACTCCTTTGATACCCATTACTCCcattgaagatgaagaaacaGCCTTAGATGCGCCATCTGGTTTAATAGCACCATTTAGCATTTCCGTGAGCTCACAGCCACCAGTTTTGGCTCATGGAGTTCCGCTGCCTTCTCAGGTCAGCATACCTACCACTGCAAACAGTCTTGTCAGCGAGAAACGAGCGTCTGGAATGGCCCTTGGTGTCGACCCCGATGTAGTTGCTGCTGCTTCTGCTGCCTTAACTCAAATTTCAAAGAGCAATGAGCATGGTAATTTGATTGACCATGATTTGCTTATTAAACTCCTCAGCAACCCAAAATCCATTGAAAAATTGGTGACAGACTATGGAGGGGCCTCCAATGCACAGAACATACCCAAGGCAACATTGCCTTCTGTACCGGTGTCAGATCATCATCCTCCTCCAGTAGCAGTATCAGATCCTTCTTCTGTACGCTTCAATATGATGGAAACCAGTTCACCTTCATTGGTGGCTACTACTTCAAATGGAGGTTTTTATGCTCAAGCAAATGGTGTTGGAGTAGGGCATCATCCTAACTCATGGATTAAACCACCTGGGGTTGTTCCAGCTTCAGCATCTCCTTCCTTTGGACCTTCTCAACCAAGAGACTTGAACTACTATAAGAACTTGATTCAGCAACATGGAGGAGATAGACAAGAAACCTTGCAGCAGTTTGGTAACCGACTCAGTCACCAACAACCGGGGACAAGCCAAGAATTCGTAAATAATCCCAAATCAAGAGACTCGAAACCCAAAATAATGAAGccttgtatttattttaatagttcAAGGGGATGCCGGCATGGATCCAAATGTGCGTACCAGCATGATACATCGTCCCAGCAACGGAGCAATAACATGCCCGAGGGCCAAAATGCAAAGAGAATGAAACTGGATAGGCAGATTAGCAGCTGA